In Parus major isolate Abel chromosome 3, Parus_major1.1, whole genome shotgun sequence, the following are encoded in one genomic region:
- the HTR1E gene encoding 5-hydroxytryptamine receptor 1E codes for MNFTNCTTEASVAAKPKTVTEKMLITLTLATITTLTMLLNSAVIAAISTTKKLHQPANYLICSLAVTDLLVAVLVMPLSITYIMIDKWTLGYFICEIWLSVDMTCCTCSILHLCVIALDRYWAITDAIEYARKRTAKRAGLMIVTVWTISVFISMPPLFWRNHHSISIPSECRIQHDHVIYTIYSTFGAFYIPLTLILILYYRIYHAAKSLYQKRGSSRHLSNRSTDSQNSFASCKLTQTFCVSDFSTSDPTTEFDKIKPSVRIPPFENDLDLAGDRQQISTTRERKAARILGLILGAFILSWLPFFIKELLVGLHICTVSPEVADFLTWLGYVNSLINPLLYTSFNEDFKLAFRKLIRCREHT; via the coding sequence ATGAATTTCACAAATTGCACCACTGAAGCCAGTGTGGCTGCAAAGCCAAAAACAGTAACGGAAAAGATGCTCATTACCCTGACCTTGGCCACAATCACAACCTTGACTATGCTGCTGAATTCTGCTGTAATTGCAGCAATCTCCACAACCAAGAAGCTCCACCAGCCGGCAAATTATCTCATATGTTCACTGGCTGTGACGGATCTCCTTGTTGCTGTTCTCGTCATGCCCTTGAGCATCACTTACATAATGATAGACAAATGGACTTTGGGGTACTTCATCTGTGAGATCTGGCTTAGCGTCGACATGACCTGTTGCACGTGTTCAATCCTTCATCTGTGTGTCATTGCACTGGACAGGTACTGGGCCATCACAGACGCTATCGAATACGCCAGGAAAAGGACGGCGAAAAGGGCTGGGCTGATGATAGTCACCGTGTGGACAATCTCCGTTTTCATATCAATGCCCCCCTTGTTTTGGAGAAATCACCACAGCATCAGTATTCCCAGTGAGTGTCGCATTCAGCATGACCATGTCATCTACACTATTTATTCCACGTTTGGGGCATTTTACATTCCCTTGACTTTGATCCTGATCCTGTACTACAGAATTTACCACGCTGCAAAGAGCCTTTACCAAAAGCGGGGTTCAAGCCGCCACCTCAGCAACAGGAGCACCGACAGCCAGAACTCTTTTGCCAGCTGCAAGCTCACACAGACGTTCTGTGTCTCGGACTTCTCCACATCTGACCCAACCACAGAGTTTGATAAAATCAAACCATCCGTGAGGATCCCTCCTTTTGAGAACGACTTGGACCTGGCTGGCGACCGGCAGCAAATCTCCACGACAAGAGAACGAAAAGCTGCTCGCATCCTGGGGCTGATTTTAGGTGCTTTCATTTTGTCCTGGTTGCCCTTTTTCATCAAAGAACTGCTTGTGGGCCTCCACATTTGCACTGTCTCTCCAGAAGTAGCAGACTTCTTGACCTGGCTTGGGTATGTCAACTCGCTCATCAACCCTTTGCTGTACACGAGCTTTAATGAGGATTTCAAGCTGGCCTTTAGAAAGCTCATCAGGTGTCGAGAACATACTTAA